In Bernardetia litoralis DSM 6794, the genomic window ATGATAAAAATCAAAGTTATATTCCTAATCTTTATCCTGAATGGAAAGTTAAGAAAAGAGAACTTTCAAAATATCATTACTTTTTTAATGATTTACCTATTTATCTTATTGGTATTTTAGGGTTTTTGATAGGTTGGTTTTTCTTCTTCTTTTTAAATAAAAACATGATTGTTTTATTTGTGGATTTTGTATTTCTTTTTTTGGTTATACTATCTAGTGGTTGGCATAATATTAAATATGGTGAAAAATTAGACACCATTCACAAAAATTTTAAGAATAATGTATTCTTTTTTTCTACAAAAGGGATAGGATTCAGTAGCAATTATGGCATAAAAGAATCTACATTAGATGCTCATCATATTAAATCTTTAGAATTTGTTTTCACTACAAAGTTTTTTTCGGTAAGTCATTGTATAATAAACGATATAGATGGAGCAAAAATAAAATTTCAAATCAATAATTTTTTTATAGATAAAACAGATAAAGAGTTTTTAAATGCTTTAGATAGATTTAGTTCAATGTTTTCTATTCCAATTCATTTAAAAATAAATAATAACGAACGTTATAAAAGTGCAATAGACTTTGTAAATTGTACGGAAAGTAATATTACTATTGACAAATAAAAGTCTATCAAAAAAAAGATAAAAAGCTAGTTTTATTTATCAAATTACTATTCTTAGCTGATATCGCCTATAAAAGCACGGTTCATTTCATTTATCCAATTTTTCATTATTTCAAGCTGTTTTTGAGTTGTTATTTTGATAATTTGAATAGATTGAACAGCATTTGTTGTAAAAATAATTTCAGATTGATTTAACTCTGTTTTTGTAATTGTTTTTTCTTCAATAGAAATTTCAACCTTATTTTGATTATCAACTTTATAATTATCTAATATATAATTTCTCATTGTTCCCATTACACCACCTTCAGAAGTTGGAGGAGTGATAAAATGAAATTGATTTTGCTTTGAATTATTTGGGTTAGATATTTTAGTATCCAAAATAAAAACATTTGCAGCTCCTGCTTCTGCAATTTTATCATTATTATTTAATAAAAAAACCTCATCAGCTTGTTGTTCTTTTCTAGATTTTCCTGCCAAAATATAAGGCAAAGCATCTGTTTTTTTGAAGGCTGAGAAATTGGAAAAAAAAAGTGGTAGTTCATCAAAAAAAACATAACTTCTTTGAAAATTTTCTAAATTTTCAATAGTATTTGTATCAAAAATAGTTAGTTTAGGAATTTCTTGTAGCACAATTACAAACTCTGCATTTGAATTGGTGGGTGTATATAAACCACCTTCACCTCTAAAAACAGTTAAACGAGCCTTAAAATCACTTTTTGTAGATTTTATTGAATAAGCTGTTTTTAAAATTTCATTTTTTAAAAAATTACTTGCCAATTTATCATATCCATAAGCTGCCATTCCTTTTGAAAGCCTTTTAAAATGATAATCCCACAAAGGAATAGAATAATTTAGGTTATTATTTCTAATTCGTATTGTTTCGAAAAGTGCATCAGCATAACTAAAAGCTCTATTTTGTGCAGAAAAAAGAGGAGTGTTTTTATCTGTATAAATTTTTCCGTTATAATTGAGCATAGTGTTTCTTTAAAAATAAATAAACCTTTTTACTTTTTAGCATAAGAACAGTAATAAAGACTAAAATTAAGAAAAAACAGAGTAAAATAGTATGGAAAATCAAAACCAAAATAAATCTTAAAAATATTTTGCAGAATAATATGCTCTAAATGAGCGTATTAGTAATATTATAATTGGAATAGTTATTGCAAAACAAAACCTTATTTTGGTTTTTTACGTAAAAATAAGCACAAACACTTTAAGTTGTAAATTTAACAAAGTAAAAATATTTTAGACAAATTTTAAATATACTTTAAAATTAACTTTACATACTTTTATTTATTTATAACTTGCTACAATTAAAAAAGACACAACCATGAATGATTTAATTACACTTTTAGAAGCTCCCTATAATTTAATTTATGGTGTTTTGGGTGGAATTTCTGTCGGAATATGGCTTGTTTCTGCAATTGGATTGTTTAGTCATAGTGCAATAGAAGGATTTTTTCCACACCCTGATTTAGATACAGACATTGATTTGGATGTAGATGCAGATGCAGATGGATTTTCTCTAGGAGAAGGTTTTATGAATTTTTTGAGTGTCGGACAAGTTCCCATCTCAATCATTCTGACAATCTTATTTTTTATACAAGCTATTATAGGAGTTTGGATGAATCAATTTGCTATTAATCAATTTGAACTTTCTATGTCTTGGCAGCTCTGGACAATGTTTGTTGTTAATTTTGGAATCTCTTTTTTGGTAGCTACTTTTATTGCAGGCTTTGTTTTGAAACCCATAAAACCATTTTTTAGAGATTATGGAATTGTCAGAACTGCAAATAGCTTGATAGGAAAAGTAGCTGTTATTTCGTCTTCAAAAGTTACAAAAAACTTTGGAAGTGCTATTTTTAAACTAGATGGAGGCGAGATTGTTGATCTTTCTGTTCGTACAGCCGAAAAAGAAGATATTTTTGTTAAAGGGCAAAAAGTTGTTATTGTAGATTTTAATGATGAGAAAAATATCTATTCTGTAATGCTCAATTAAATCTAATAAAAACTTTCAGTCTGTGTAATTTCGGTTATTATTTCAAACTCACTAACAGGCAAAATGTCTGTTTTATATTCTACTCCCATGTGAACTTTATATGCTTTTGTTTTACGAAATTTATTTTCGTACTGCTTTTCTTTTGTCAAAAATAAACTTCCTAGTTATTTTTAATAGAATTAATTTTCTTGTAATAAAATAGAAGTTAATTTGATTTTTTAACTAAAAAGAAAAGCCTTCAACTTTATTTATTTCAAATTAACTTTAATCAAAAAAACATGAACGCAATTATTTTGCAATCCAATGGTGTAAATGGTATGCCTACTTTTATTTTTGTTGCTGGTGGAGCTATTTTATTTTTAGTTTTCTTGGTGGCTTTACTTAGAGCATTTCTGAAAAAATCAAGCCCTGGAACAGCACTTGTAAAAACAGGTTTTGGGCTTCAAAAAGCATCTATTTCTACAAGCTCGGCTATTGTTATTCCACTTTTACACAGAATTGAAACAATAGATTTGACTGTCAAAACGGTCAGGATAAGAAGACGTGAACATGAGAGTCTTTCTTGTAAAGATGGTATTCGTGCAGA contains:
- a CDS encoding OB-fold-containig protein; this translates as MNDLITLLEAPYNLIYGVLGGISVGIWLVSAIGLFSHSAIEGFFPHPDLDTDIDLDVDADADGFSLGEGFMNFLSVGQVPISIILTILFFIQAIIGVWMNQFAINQFELSMSWQLWTMFVVNFGISFLVATFIAGFVLKPIKPFFRDYGIVRTANSLIGKVAVISSSKVTKNFGSAIFKLDGGEIVDLSVRTAEKEDIFVKGQKVVIVDFNDEKNIYSVMLN
- a CDS encoding aminotransferase class IV, giving the protein MLNYNGKIYTDKNTPLFSAQNRAFSYADALFETIRIRNNNLNYSIPLWDYHFKRLSKGMAAYGYDKLASNFLKNEILKTAYSIKSTKSDFKARLTVFRGEGGLYTPTNSNAEFVIVLQEIPKLTIFDTNTIENLENFQRSYVFFDELPLFFSNFSAFKKTDALPYILAGKSRKEQQADEVFLLNNNDKIAEAGAANVFILDTKISNPNNSKQNQFHFITPPTSEGGVMGTMRNYILDNYKVDNQNKVEISIEEKTITKTELNQSEIIFTTNAVQSIQIIKITTQKQLEIMKNWINEMNRAFIGDIS